From Nicotiana tabacum cultivar K326 chromosome 20, ASM71507v2, whole genome shotgun sequence, one genomic window encodes:
- the LOC142174141 gene encoding CRIB domain-containing protein RIC4-like: MLIGRNMKEKSIEKFFMLPFSVVCGSESSVAVSSSSSQSEKTNTNPAEKTKRQEGEVSSSSVKMKSFWGFLSMTRPTFSQNIQRLKRHFKGFSQLFVHKEEEEEVEMEIEIGYPTDVKHVTHIGWDGSTTINPIKGWENLKTPELISFPSISIKQFELAMAAQAGGPRGVNSNHNA; the protein is encoded by the exons ATGCTAATTGGAAGAAATATGAAGGAAAAATCAATAGAAAAGTTTTTTATGTTGCCATTTTCTGTAGTGTGTGGTTCTGAGTCAAGTGTTGCAGTGAGCAGTAGCAGCAGCCAATCTGAGAAAACAAACACTAATCCAGCTGAGAAAACAA AAAGACAAGAAGGAGAAGTGAGCTCATCAAGTGTAAAAATGAAGAGCTTTTGGGGATTTTTGTCCATGACAAGACCAACATTTTCCCAAAATATTCAAAGATTGAAAAGGCATTTCAAAGGTTTCTCCCAATTATTTG tgcacaaagaggaagaagaagaagtggaaATGGAGATAGAAATAGGGTATCCAACAGATGTGAAGCATGTAACACACATAGGGTGGGATGGATCAACAACAATTAACCCTATCAAAGGAtgggaaaatttgaaaactcctgaattaatttcttttccttcaatttccatTAAACAATTTGAACTTGCTATGGCTGCCCAAGCTGGTGGACCTAGAGGTGTTAATAGCAACCATAATGCTTGa